One segment of Zhihengliuella halotolerans DNA contains the following:
- a CDS encoding transglutaminase domain-containing protein has product MREKLPLWRYGLDAGCLGLALFLGALGLWDAYGGSAHYLLASIGGIVAGLGLAWANVRFRLGVWRTMAIFAALYLVLGTPLATPRETLYGVVPTVESLRTLLAGVVMSWKDMLTVSPPVGAFGGVLIVAFLTTLLTGLVAGLTAWRLRSPFFTLLPLLVMFVVGIVFGTRDVPLPLLRGGVFIAVLVGWLAWRRYIARTVKDGFRSLNHAEEDARGVRDGLVRRVAIGAVVLLAASGATAAAAPLISPQTPRQVLREAIEPPVDLYSYPSPLMSFRKYVKTMADETLLSVKGLPEGERIRLAALDSYNGMVFNVDPKSGGNFAPVGDSSDIRATGSDTRRTTGELEISIGAYDGVWLPAGGRLTGVEVAGARQDALGRSLFYSDEAETALSATGLDAGDTYTAHVQFPVKLADEELAEAEFAQLRMPTLANVPPLAAAKAVEFIGSAQGSLDRARSLETILSTSGYFSNGAEGQVPSLSGHGAGRITSLLDADDLIGDDEQYAAAMALMAREQGIPARVVMGFYPEEYDPEKAIDLTGSDVHAWVEIAFEGVGWVAFDPTPDDDEQPTPPEQEPKSVPQPQVLQPPPPAQEEPDLPPETAPEPQETEEEQQTFWELWGPLIITVVLSLGSILLLLAPFLLILALKLRRRRRRSQLGTTGDRVSGGWQEVLSQATDYGIVSRAGATRRENARRLVDGFPDAGLSAMALADTADRSTFSTHEPSEQEVADYWAAVDEQAEAMKSSATFWGRLRAKYSPRSLTHDLAGVMAVKNAAREPGERGGIVAKMAAGRKRPSGNAVAIRKVNATPPKE; this is encoded by the coding sequence GTGAGAGAGAAACTACCCCTGTGGCGTTACGGGCTCGACGCCGGATGTCTCGGCCTCGCCCTGTTCCTGGGCGCGCTGGGCCTCTGGGACGCCTACGGCGGCAGCGCCCACTACCTGCTCGCTTCGATCGGCGGGATCGTCGCCGGACTCGGGCTGGCCTGGGCGAACGTCCGGTTCCGGCTGGGCGTGTGGCGGACGATGGCCATCTTCGCCGCCCTGTACCTCGTGCTCGGGACGCCGTTGGCGACCCCGCGGGAGACGCTCTACGGCGTGGTCCCCACCGTCGAGTCGCTGCGCACCCTGCTGGCCGGCGTCGTCATGTCCTGGAAGGACATGCTCACCGTCTCGCCGCCCGTCGGCGCGTTCGGGGGCGTGCTCATCGTCGCGTTCCTGACCACCCTGCTCACGGGTCTCGTCGCGGGCCTGACCGCGTGGCGGCTGCGTTCCCCGTTCTTCACGCTGCTGCCGCTGCTGGTGATGTTCGTCGTCGGCATCGTCTTCGGCACCCGCGACGTCCCCCTGCCGCTGCTGCGCGGCGGCGTCTTCATCGCGGTGCTCGTCGGCTGGCTCGCCTGGCGGCGCTACATCGCCCGCACGGTCAAGGACGGGTTCCGCTCGCTCAACCACGCCGAGGAGGACGCCCGCGGCGTGCGCGACGGACTCGTGCGGCGGGTGGCGATCGGCGCCGTCGTGCTGCTCGCCGCTAGCGGCGCGACGGCGGCCGCCGCCCCGCTGATCAGCCCGCAGACCCCGCGCCAGGTGTTGCGGGAGGCGATCGAACCGCCCGTGGACCTCTACAGCTACCCGAGCCCGCTGATGAGCTTCCGCAAGTACGTCAAGACCATGGCGGACGAGACCCTGCTGAGCGTCAAGGGCCTGCCCGAGGGTGAGCGCATCCGCCTGGCCGCCCTCGACTCCTACAACGGCATGGTCTTCAACGTGGACCCCAAGTCGGGCGGCAATTTCGCCCCGGTGGGCGATTCCTCCGACATCCGCGCCACCGGCTCCGACACCCGCCGCACCACGGGCGAGCTCGAGATCAGCATCGGCGCGTACGACGGCGTCTGGCTGCCCGCGGGCGGCCGGCTCACCGGCGTCGAGGTCGCGGGGGCGCGGCAGGACGCGCTCGGGCGCTCGCTGTTCTACAGCGACGAGGCCGAGACCGCGCTGAGCGCGACGGGCCTGGACGCGGGCGACACCTACACCGCGCACGTCCAATTCCCCGTCAAGCTGGCCGACGAGGAGCTGGCCGAGGCGGAGTTCGCGCAGCTGCGCATGCCCACGCTCGCCAACGTGCCCCCGCTGGCGGCGGCCAAGGCCGTCGAGTTCATCGGGTCCGCCCAAGGCTCGCTGGACCGCGCCCGCAGCCTCGAGACCATCCTGAGCACCAGCGGCTACTTCTCCAACGGCGCCGAGGGCCAGGTGCCGTCACTGTCGGGCCACGGCGCGGGACGCATCACGAGTCTGCTCGACGCCGACGACCTGATCGGCGACGACGAGCAGTACGCGGCCGCGATGGCGCTCATGGCCCGCGAGCAGGGTATCCCCGCACGCGTGGTCATGGGGTTCTACCCGGAGGAATACGACCCGGAGAAAGCCATCGACCTCACCGGCTCCGACGTGCACGCCTGGGTCGAGATCGCCTTCGAGGGAGTCGGCTGGGTAGCGTTCGACCCGACGCCCGACGACGACGAGCAGCCGACACCGCCCGAGCAGGAGCCGAAGTCCGTCCCCCAGCCGCAGGTGCTGCAGCCGCCGCCTCCCGCGCAGGAGGAGCCGGACCTGCCCCCGGAGACCGCGCCGGAGCCGCAGGAGACCGAAGAGGAGCAGCAGACCTTCTGGGAGCTGTGGGGGCCGCTCATCATCACGGTCGTCCTCTCACTCGGCTCGATCCTGCTCCTTCTGGCGCCGTTCCTGCTGATCCTCGCACTCAAGCTGCGCCGCCGCCGTCGTCGTTCCCAGCTGGGCACGACGGGAGACCGCGTCAGCGGCGGCTGGCAGGAGGTGCTCAGCCAGGCGACCGACTACGGGATCGTCTCCCGTGCCGGGGCCACCAGGCGGGAGAACGCCCGCAGGCTCGTCGACGGGTTCCCGGATGCGGGGCTCTCCGCGATGGCGCTCGCCGACACCGCAGACCGTTCCACGTTCTCGACGCACGAACCGAGCGAGCAGGAGGTGGCAGACTATTGGGCGGCCGTCGACGAGCAGGCGGAGGCCATGAAGTCGTCGGCGACGTTCTGGGGGCGGCTGCGGGCCAAGTACTCGCCGCGCTCGCTCACGCACGACCTCGCGGGGGTGATGGCGGTCAAGAACGCGGCCCGGGAGCCCGGGGAGCGTGGCGGAATCGTCGCGAAAATGGCGGCCGGACGTAAACGTCCTAGCGGGAACGCGGTCGCCATCCGTAAAGTAAACGCAACACCACCAAAGGAGTAA
- a CDS encoding DUF58 domain-containing protein, translating to MSPRATRRARRADPESGRGQALRRTAGRSATAVGESLAIAREYARPLVERLRVLGDRFFEPAGRLVSPLGFVVAGTALLLWLLGAIFGWQEALLGAFMAALLLVIAVAFVLGRTDYDVRLELNRTRVAVGDRAVGAMVVKNVSKRASFGATMELPVGAAVAAFRVPRLQPDAEHEDLFTIPTRRRAVLAVGPVRSVRQDPFGLLRRQVSWTDEYELFVHPQTTALDGSSAGFIRDLEGMPTRDLSNSDVSFHALRDYEAGDDRRHIHWKSSARTGQLMVRQFEETRRSHLAVALSLNLAEYGEAEADAADDFEVAVSAAASIGLQATFEQRKLSVLTQTGPVRTDTGRNMMDGLTRVEGRPTPRHTVVDLVRTAADQVPNASVVFIITGAGTTARQLREASMHVPLGVRAIAIRCGHGLTAARANIGDLTVLTLGSLDELGLMLRRAAA from the coding sequence ATGAGCCCTCGGGCCACCCGTCGCGCACGCCGCGCTGACCCGGAGTCCGGGCGCGGGCAGGCGCTGCGGCGCACCGCCGGCCGATCGGCGACCGCCGTGGGCGAGTCCCTCGCGATCGCCCGCGAGTACGCCCGCCCGCTGGTGGAGCGGCTGCGCGTCCTCGGCGACCGGTTCTTCGAGCCGGCGGGCCGCCTCGTCTCGCCGCTCGGATTCGTGGTGGCGGGCACCGCGCTCCTCTTGTGGCTGCTCGGCGCGATCTTCGGCTGGCAGGAGGCCCTCCTCGGGGCGTTCATGGCGGCCCTGCTGCTGGTCATCGCCGTCGCCTTCGTCCTCGGGCGCACCGACTACGACGTGCGCCTCGAACTCAATCGCACCCGGGTGGCCGTGGGCGACCGCGCGGTCGGCGCGATGGTCGTCAAGAACGTCTCCAAGCGCGCGTCCTTCGGCGCGACGATGGAGCTGCCCGTCGGCGCCGCCGTGGCCGCGTTCCGCGTCCCGCGCCTCCAGCCGGACGCCGAGCACGAGGACCTCTTCACGATCCCGACCCGCCGTCGTGCCGTGCTGGCCGTCGGCCCGGTCCGCTCGGTCCGTCAGGACCCGTTCGGGCTGCTGCGCCGCCAGGTGAGCTGGACCGACGAGTACGAGCTCTTCGTGCACCCCCAGACGACGGCGCTCGATGGTTCCAGTGCCGGCTTCATCCGCGACCTCGAGGGCATGCCGACGCGCGACCTGTCGAACTCCGACGTCTCCTTCCACGCGCTGCGGGACTACGAGGCCGGCGACGACCGCCGCCACATCCACTGGAAGTCCTCTGCCCGGACCGGTCAGCTCATGGTCCGCCAGTTCGAGGAGACCCGCCGCTCCCACCTGGCCGTCGCGCTGTCCCTCAACCTCGCCGAGTACGGCGAAGCCGAGGCGGACGCCGCTGACGACTTCGAGGTAGCCGTCTCGGCGGCGGCCTCGATCGGCCTGCAGGCGACCTTCGAGCAGCGCAAGCTCTCCGTCCTGACCCAGACGGGCCCGGTACGCACCGACACCGGCCGCAACATGATGGACGGGCTCACTCGCGTCGAGGGACGTCCGACGCCGCGGCACACCGTCGTTGACCTCGTCCGGACCGCTGCCGACCAGGTGCCGAACGCGTCCGTGGTCTTCATCATCACGGGTGCGGGCACCACGGCCCGCCAGCTGCGCGAGGCCAGCATGCACGTCCCGCTCGGTGTCCGCGCCATCGCGATCCGCTGCGGTCACGGCCTGACCGCGGCCCGCGCGAACATCGGCGACTTGACCGTCCTGACGCTCGGCAGCCTCGACGAGCTGGGCCTGATGCTCCGGAGGGCCGCAGCGTGA